A region of Streptomyces sp. R44 DNA encodes the following proteins:
- a CDS encoding acyl-CoA synthetase, protein MSALLPALQDPSDRPALRFGPDVLTYDELARAASALAARIRTARRVAVWATPSARTAVAVVAALLAGVPAVPLNPRTGERELAHILGDSEPDLVLAGPEDELPTALPRIDVELTGDETTPWPPVDPESPALVVYTSGTTGPPKGVLLSHRAVAASLDALAEAWAWTEDDVLVHALPLFHVHGLVLGILGPLRRGGEVRHLGAFSTEGVRRELGDGGTMLFGVPTMYHRIADALDGDARLTGALARARLLVSGSAALPVHDHERITAATGRTVVERYGMTETLMNTSVRPGGEPRPGTVGTPLAGVDLRLVDEDGSVLAELDGESVGEVQVRGPNLFSGYLNRPDATAAAFDGDWFRTGDMAVREADGGVRLVGRKATDLIKSGGYKIGAGEIENALLDHPGVREAAVTGEPDPDLGERIVAWVVPQDGEKPPAEADLADHVAGLLAPHKRPRVVRYLDALPRNDMGKVLKKALPGAR, encoded by the coding sequence GTGAGTGCGCTCTTGCCCGCCCTGCAGGACCCGTCCGACCGCCCCGCCCTGCGCTTCGGCCCGGACGTCCTGACCTACGACGAACTCGCCCGCGCCGCCTCCGCCCTCGCCGCCCGCATCCGTACCGCCCGGCGCGTCGCCGTGTGGGCGACGCCCTCCGCCCGTACCGCCGTCGCCGTCGTCGCCGCTCTGCTGGCCGGCGTCCCCGCCGTACCGCTCAACCCCCGCACCGGTGAGCGGGAGCTGGCGCACATCCTCGGCGACAGCGAGCCCGACCTCGTGCTCGCGGGGCCGGAGGACGAGCTGCCGACCGCGCTCCCCCGTATCGACGTGGAGCTCACCGGGGACGAGACGACCCCCTGGCCCCCCGTCGACCCCGAGTCCCCCGCGCTCGTCGTCTACACCTCCGGCACCACCGGTCCTCCGAAGGGCGTGCTCCTCTCCCACCGGGCCGTCGCCGCCTCCCTCGACGCGCTGGCCGAGGCCTGGGCCTGGACGGAGGACGACGTCCTGGTGCACGCGCTGCCGTTGTTCCACGTCCACGGGCTCGTCCTCGGCATCCTGGGCCCGCTGCGGCGCGGTGGCGAGGTCCGGCACCTGGGGGCCTTCTCGACGGAGGGCGTCCGGCGGGAGCTGGGCGACGGGGGGACCATGCTCTTCGGCGTACCGACGATGTACCACCGGATCGCCGACGCCCTGGACGGGGACGCGCGCCTCACCGGCGCCCTGGCCCGCGCCCGGCTCCTCGTCTCCGGATCCGCCGCGCTCCCCGTGCACGACCACGAGCGGATCACCGCCGCGACGGGCCGGACCGTCGTGGAGCGGTACGGGATGACCGAGACGCTCATGAACACCAGCGTGCGGCCGGGCGGCGAGCCCCGCCCGGGGACCGTCGGGACCCCGCTCGCGGGCGTGGACCTGCGGCTCGTGGACGAGGACGGCTCCGTGCTCGCGGAGCTCGACGGGGAGTCGGTCGGCGAGGTGCAGGTGCGCGGACCGAACCTCTTCTCCGGCTATCTCAACCGGCCGGACGCGACGGCCGCCGCCTTCGACGGCGACTGGTTCCGCACCGGCGACATGGCGGTCCGTGAGGCGGACGGCGGGGTGCGTCTGGTGGGCCGCAAGGCGACGGACCTGATCAAGAGCGGCGGCTACAAGATCGGGGCGGGCGAGATCGAGAACGCGCTGCTCGACCACCCCGGCGTCCGCGAGGCCGCCGTCACGGGCGAGCCCGACCCGGACCTCGGCGAGCGGATCGTGGCCTGGGTGGTGCCGCAGGACGGGGAGAAGCCGCCGGCCGAGGCGGATCTGGCCGACCACGTGGCGGGGCTGCTCGCCCCGCACAAGCGTCCCCGGGTGGTCCGCTACCTCGACGCCCTCCCCCGCAACGACATGGGCAAGGTGCTGAAGAAGGCGTTGCCGGGCGCACGTTGA
- a CDS encoding response regulator, with translation MIAEDSVLLRMGLVKVVEMAGFEVAAEVGDAQGLLAAVEEHRPDLALVDVRMPPGFTDEGVRAALSIRRSRPSTALLLLSQYVEERYAADLLAANTSGVGYLLKQRVADVEEFVEALRRVADGGTALDPQVVAQLLVRRSNDPLDRLTAREREVLALMAEGRSNAGIAAGLVVSESAVAKHINSILSKLDLPKADADHRRVLAVLRFLGVGA, from the coding sequence GTGATCGCCGAGGACTCCGTGCTGTTGCGGATGGGCCTGGTCAAGGTGGTGGAGATGGCCGGCTTCGAGGTGGCCGCCGAGGTGGGCGACGCGCAGGGTCTCCTCGCCGCCGTCGAGGAGCACCGGCCCGACCTCGCGCTGGTGGACGTCCGGATGCCGCCGGGCTTCACGGACGAGGGGGTCCGTGCTGCGCTGTCGATCCGCCGCAGCCGGCCGTCGACCGCCCTGCTGCTGCTCTCCCAGTACGTCGAGGAGCGTTACGCGGCCGACCTGCTCGCCGCCAACACCAGCGGTGTGGGGTATCTGCTCAAGCAGCGGGTCGCGGACGTGGAGGAGTTCGTCGAGGCGCTGCGGCGGGTGGCGGACGGTGGTACCGCGCTCGATCCGCAGGTCGTCGCCCAGTTGCTGGTACGGCGGTCGAACGATCCGCTGGACCGGCTGACGGCCCGCGAACGGGAGGTGCTCGCCCTCATGGCCGAGGGCCGCTCCAACGCGGGCATCGCCGCCGGGCTCGTGGTCAGCGAGAGCGCGGTCGCCAAGCACATCAACAGCATCCTGTCCAAGCTCGATCTCCCCAAGGCGGACGCCGACCACCGCCGGGTCCTGGCCGTACTGCGCTTCCTGGGGGTGGGCGCCTGA
- a CDS encoding MFS transporter: MATIGFTLTFWAWDLIAPIASWYGDRLELSSFQQSLLVAVPVLVGSVGRIPAGALTDRYGAKLMFPLVSALTIVPVLLLIVVKDSYGLMLVVGFLLGLGGTTFAIGIPLVNSWFPPAKRGLALGVFGMGMGGVALSGYFTPRIARHGEDLPFIVVAIALAAYAVLAAFLITDRPDRPVPTASLASRLGSAARLRVTWELSALYAIGFGGIVAFGVYLPTYLKTWYALDPTDAGTKAAGFALVTVVFRPIGGWLSDRIHPALVTAVALGVVALLAIVQAFDPPLNPGGTTALLIMAAGLGTASGSVFALVSQVTPQAKVGSVTGIVGAMGGLGGFLPPLVMGAIYSAKGSYSIGFMLLSDLALAGCVYAYGRMRGIVPGAGEPDPERAKVTADRS; encoded by the coding sequence ATGGCCACGATCGGCTTCACGCTCACCTTCTGGGCGTGGGACCTGATCGCACCGATCGCGAGCTGGTACGGGGACCGGCTCGAACTCAGCTCCTTCCAGCAGTCGCTGCTGGTGGCGGTGCCCGTCCTGGTCGGCTCGGTCGGTCGCATCCCGGCCGGGGCGCTGACCGACAGGTACGGGGCGAAGCTGATGTTCCCGCTGGTGTCGGCGCTGACGATCGTCCCGGTGCTGCTGCTGATCGTGGTGAAGGACAGCTACGGCCTGATGCTGGTCGTCGGCTTCCTCCTCGGCCTCGGCGGCACGACGTTCGCCATCGGCATCCCGCTGGTCAACTCCTGGTTCCCGCCCGCCAAGCGCGGTCTGGCGCTCGGGGTGTTCGGCATGGGCATGGGCGGGGTGGCGCTCTCCGGCTACTTCACGCCCCGGATCGCCAGGCACGGCGAGGACCTGCCGTTCATCGTGGTGGCGATCGCGCTGGCGGCGTACGCGGTGCTCGCCGCGTTCCTGATCACGGACCGCCCGGACCGTCCGGTGCCGACGGCGTCCCTGGCGAGCCGCCTGGGCTCGGCGGCCCGGCTGCGGGTGACCTGGGAGCTGTCGGCGCTGTACGCGATCGGGTTCGGCGGCATCGTGGCGTTCGGCGTGTACCTGCCGACGTACCTGAAGACCTGGTACGCACTCGACCCGACGGACGCGGGCACGAAGGCGGCCGGGTTCGCCCTGGTGACGGTCGTGTTCCGCCCGATCGGCGGCTGGCTCTCGGACCGGATCCATCCGGCGCTCGTCACGGCCGTCGCGCTGGGGGTGGTCGCCCTCCTCGCGATCGTCCAGGCCTTCGACCCGCCCCTGAACCCGGGCGGCACGACGGCCCTGCTCATCATGGCCGCCGGGCTCGGCACGGCGAGCGGCTCCGTCTTCGCCCTGGTCTCCCAGGTCACCCCGCAGGCCAAGGTCGGCAGCGTGACGGGCATCGTCGGCGCGATGGGCGGCCTCGGCGGCTTCCTGCCGCCGTTGGTGATGGGCGCGATCTACAGCGCGAAGGGCTCGTACTCGATCGGCTTCATGCTGCTGTCGGACCTGGCGCTGGCGGGGTGTGTGTACGCGTACGGGCGGATGCGGGGGATCGTGCCGGGCGCCGGGGAACCGGACCCCGAGCGGGCCAAGGTCACGGCGGACCGCTCGTAG
- a CDS encoding sensor histidine kinase: MKIRPRLRRALTRLTRDTSFLALGVPLHLLMGFLLFVVLGLVWEIVAGNDGSAPYVLGLALLVTAVSVPALTVAQSWRFRRLLGIDIPRPGWRRPWRQFGYHSLAGALFGGLEALVVALLVAGAAAALASLWVYALPRQWRMDHLGYATQAAYVSVAGLAVLAAVPPLAAALVRLETQVVPTLLGRSREEDLARRVEDLTESRAGAVDAANAERRRIERDLHDGAQQRLVSLALNLGLAKATLVDLPPEAREVIDTAHREAKEAIEELSGLVRGLHPAVLDELGLDAALSGLAARAPLPVRLRADLPWRCAPAVEAVAYFVVSEALTNVAKHARDATRAEVTATLLGGILRVVIADDGLGGADPGKGSGLTGLAQRVRSVDGTFRMSSPLGGPTMMSVELPCQS, encoded by the coding sequence ATGAAGATCCGGCCCCGGCTGCGGCGGGCGCTCACCCGGCTGACGCGCGACACCTCGTTCCTCGCTCTCGGGGTGCCGCTCCATCTCCTCATGGGCTTCCTGCTGTTCGTGGTCCTCGGCCTCGTGTGGGAGATCGTCGCGGGAAACGACGGCAGCGCGCCGTACGTCCTCGGGCTCGCGCTCCTGGTGACGGCGGTCTCCGTGCCGGCGCTGACCGTGGCCCAGTCCTGGCGCTTCCGGCGGCTGCTCGGGATCGACATCCCCCGCCCGGGATGGCGGCGGCCATGGCGACAGTTCGGCTACCACAGCCTGGCCGGGGCGCTGTTCGGCGGGCTCGAAGCGCTGGTGGTCGCGCTGCTGGTGGCCGGAGCCGCCGCGGCCCTGGCCTCGCTGTGGGTCTACGCGCTGCCCCGGCAGTGGCGGATGGACCACCTCGGCTACGCCACGCAGGCGGCCTACGTCTCCGTGGCGGGACTGGCCGTGCTGGCCGCCGTCCCGCCCCTGGCGGCGGCCCTCGTACGCCTGGAGACCCAGGTGGTCCCCACCCTGCTCGGCCGCAGCAGGGAGGAGGACCTGGCGCGGCGGGTCGAGGACCTCACCGAGAGCCGGGCCGGCGCGGTGGACGCCGCGAACGCGGAACGACGGCGCATCGAACGGGACCTGCACGACGGCGCGCAGCAGCGACTGGTGTCCCTCGCGCTGAACCTGGGCCTGGCCAAGGCCACCCTGGTGGATCTGCCGCCGGAGGCGCGCGAGGTGATCGACACGGCACACCGGGAGGCGAAGGAGGCGATCGAGGAGCTGAGCGGTCTCGTGCGGGGGCTGCATCCCGCCGTCCTGGACGAACTCGGTCTCGACGCGGCGCTGTCGGGACTCGCGGCCCGCGCCCCGCTGCCCGTGCGGCTGAGGGCGGACCTGCCGTGGCGATGCGCGCCAGCCGTGGAGGCCGTCGCCTACTTCGTGGTCTCCGAAGCGCTGACGAACGTCGCCAAGCACGCACGGGACGCGACCCGGGCGGAGGTGACGGCCACCCTGCTGGGCGGAATACTGCGGGTGGTGATCGCGGACGACGGCCTGGGCGGGGCCGACCCCGGGAAGGGAAGCGGCCTGACGGGGCTCGCCCAGCGCGTGCGGTCCGTCGACGGAACATTCCGGATGAGCAGTCCCCTGGGGGGACCGACCATGATGAGCGTGGAGCTGCCGTGCCAGAGCTGA